The following are from one region of the Paenibacillus sp. KS-LC4 genome:
- a CDS encoding DinB family protein: MKNTLQSLKQFESLKEQYERELDLFTLEQLQQKPAEAEWSIGQVYVHLINSALYMQLNFAKQCLSDEAQAPVSLSASTSETNARKNAIFAAGSLPPMRIQVQPSPEYTPSQPISKAELVQGMGEVLRRMKELEPALAGAPEQRTIPHPGFGELYAKEWFLLIEMHFRHHLRQLERLKPFAASI, from the coding sequence TTGAAAAATACATTACAATCTTTGAAGCAATTTGAATCATTGAAGGAGCAATATGAACGGGAGCTGGACTTGTTTACGCTTGAGCAGCTGCAGCAGAAGCCAGCCGAGGCTGAATGGTCGATCGGACAGGTATATGTCCATCTAATAAATAGCGCGCTATACATGCAGCTTAATTTCGCTAAGCAATGCTTGAGCGATGAAGCGCAAGCACCCGTTAGCCTAAGCGCTTCAACAAGCGAAACGAATGCGAGGAAAAATGCCATTTTTGCAGCGGGCAGTTTGCCGCCGATGCGCATACAGGTGCAGCCCTCCCCTGAGTACACGCCTAGCCAGCCAATAAGCAAAGCTGAGCTGGTACAAGGAATGGGCGAGGTACTGCGCCGGATGAAGGAACTGGAGCCAGCGCTTGCGGGGGCGCCAGAGCAGCGTACAATTCCCCATCCAGGCTTTGGGGAATTGTACGCCAAGGAATGGTTTTTGCTCATCGAAATGCATTTCCGTCATCATCTGCGTCAGTTGGAGCGTTTGAAGCCTTTTGCAGCTTCGATATAA
- a CDS encoding YafY family protein, which translates to MNKTERLLAIVLELQRKDRMRAEDLAAVFETSVRTIYRDMQALSESGVPIVGEPGVGYSLMEGYFLPPVSFTVEEAVTLLIGTVFVEQQFDEGYTSKAGAARGKIEAILPEHVREETQRVRASIKLLAPYDPLAGGVDKQNITLLRTAILEQRKIRLHYKRAFANADGGRHSIRVVAPYGLVLSQGNWLLLAYCELRSALRHFRLSRMEQLALLDERFKRPQGFDLHAHVPENDRKLSVRIWVNPSIADKVKEQNNFYMESLEETEDGLYINFLVRVQEELLHWILGWGSGVIVLEPESLRQQIRAEAAKMLESY; encoded by the coding sequence ATGAATAAAACAGAGCGGTTGCTGGCGATTGTATTGGAGCTTCAGCGTAAAGACAGGATGCGCGCCGAGGATTTGGCCGCGGTATTCGAGACGAGCGTCCGTACGATTTATCGCGATATGCAGGCGCTCAGCGAATCCGGGGTCCCGATTGTCGGAGAGCCAGGTGTCGGCTATTCGCTAATGGAGGGCTATTTTCTGCCGCCTGTGAGCTTTACCGTGGAGGAAGCGGTCACCTTGTTGATCGGCACGGTGTTTGTCGAGCAGCAGTTTGATGAGGGATATACATCAAAGGCTGGCGCTGCCCGCGGGAAAATCGAGGCCATACTGCCGGAGCATGTCCGTGAGGAAACGCAGCGCGTCCGCGCTTCGATTAAGCTGCTGGCACCCTATGACCCGTTAGCGGGGGGAGTGGATAAGCAAAATATCACTCTATTGCGTACCGCAATATTAGAGCAGCGCAAAATACGTCTCCATTATAAGAGAGCGTTTGCGAATGCGGACGGAGGACGGCATAGCATCCGGGTAGTCGCGCCATATGGACTCGTATTATCGCAGGGAAACTGGCTACTGCTGGCCTATTGCGAGCTGCGGTCCGCGCTGCGCCATTTTCGCTTGTCGCGCATGGAGCAGCTTGCCTTGCTTGATGAGCGTTTCAAGCGGCCGCAGGGCTTTGATCTTCATGCTCATGTGCCTGAAAACGACCGTAAGCTGTCTGTACGCATCTGGGTGAATCCTTCTATCGCGGATAAAGTGAAGGAGCAAAACAACTTTTATATGGAATCGTTGGAGGAGACAGAGGACGGTCTATACATCAATTTTCTTGTTCGTGTACAGGAGGAGCTGTTGCACTGGATACTCGGGTGGGGCTCTGGCGTCATTGTGCTGGAGCCGGAATCGCTGCGTCAGCAAATTCGGGCGGAGGCCGCTAAAATGTTGGAAAGCTACTGA
- a CDS encoding MBOAT family O-acyltransferase produces MLFNSPAFIFGFLPLVFGGYFLFSSIASPSISRSWLAVCSIFFYGWWNPSYLPILFVSMLINFFLGRFLTTHKKKTVLVIGILFNLSLLGYFKYTDFLISNFNFTFSTHISLLHVALPLAISFFTFQQITFIVDCFKNKVKNYSFMNYALFVTFFPHLVAGPIVHHKIMMPQFQNEHNHKINYENISRGLFIFSIGLFKKVILADQFATTVGSGMGYLDTIDFFDAWALILSYTFQLYFDFSGYSDMAIGLALLFNIKLPINFNSPYKATQFQDLLSRWHITLTHFLYEYVYFPINRFFSRKVIPRWKIRLSSTTQVNLSLMTLFLMSGIWHGAGWNFVIWGLLVGIGIVVYRTWSKCKIRLPTILAWMLTFSYLNLTLVFFKMESFQQALLFFKALFGFQGFTLPFELSGLLSPLASYGFRFVPTPINKDWKYAALIGLGLIIVLGFKNSSEKMAAFKPSILHALFFILILVYALLNLTKISEFLYFKF; encoded by the coding sequence ATGCTTTTTAATTCACCCGCTTTCATTTTCGGCTTTTTGCCTCTCGTTTTTGGTGGTTATTTTCTTTTCTCATCGATTGCTTCCCCCTCCATCTCAAGGTCATGGTTAGCAGTCTGTTCGATCTTCTTCTACGGCTGGTGGAATCCTAGCTATCTGCCCATTCTTTTTGTATCCATGCTAATTAATTTTTTCCTAGGAAGGTTTTTAACTACTCATAAAAAAAAGACTGTACTCGTTATAGGCATTCTATTTAATTTAAGCTTATTAGGTTATTTCAAGTATACTGATTTTCTAATTTCTAATTTCAATTTCACCTTCTCTACCCATATATCGCTGCTCCATGTTGCATTACCCTTGGCTATCAGCTTCTTCACCTTCCAGCAAATCACCTTTATCGTAGATTGTTTTAAAAACAAGGTGAAAAATTACAGTTTTATGAATTACGCATTATTCGTTACGTTTTTTCCGCATCTTGTTGCTGGTCCCATTGTCCATCATAAAATCATGATGCCCCAGTTTCAAAACGAGCACAATCATAAAATAAATTACGAAAATATTTCCCGGGGCTTGTTTATTTTCTCCATTGGGTTGTTCAAAAAGGTTATATTAGCGGATCAATTTGCAACAACGGTAGGCAGCGGTATGGGCTATCTCGATACCATTGACTTTTTCGATGCATGGGCTCTCATATTATCCTACACGTTCCAGCTTTACTTTGACTTTAGCGGCTATTCAGATATGGCAATTGGACTAGCTCTGCTTTTCAACATTAAACTGCCCATCAATTTCAATTCGCCCTATAAAGCGACCCAATTTCAAGATTTGCTCTCTCGATGGCATATTACGTTAACTCATTTTCTCTATGAATATGTATACTTTCCAATAAACCGCTTCTTTAGTAGAAAAGTAATCCCGAGATGGAAAATTCGACTATCCTCGACCACGCAAGTCAATCTTAGCCTAATGACTTTGTTCTTAATGAGCGGTATTTGGCATGGAGCGGGTTGGAACTTCGTCATATGGGGGCTGCTTGTAGGAATTGGAATTGTCGTCTATCGGACATGGAGTAAATGCAAGATTAGACTTCCCACTATTCTCGCCTGGATGCTAACTTTCAGCTATTTAAACCTGACTTTGGTTTTCTTTAAAATGGAGAGCTTTCAGCAGGCTCTGTTGTTCTTCAAAGCTTTATTTGGTTTTCAGGGCTTCACATTACCGTTTGAACTGTCAGGCCTGCTGTCCCCTCTTGCTTCCTACGGGTTTCGATTTGTTCCAACCCCGATTAATAAGGATTGGAAATATGCGGCTTTGATTGGGTTAGGACTTATAATTGTATTAGGCTTTAAAAATAGTTCAGAGAAGATGGCGGCCTTTAAGCCTAGTATCCTTCATGCTCTCTTCTTCATCCTAATTCTTGTATATGCGCTATTAAATCTAACCAAAATATCCGAATTCCTATATTTCAAATTTTAA
- a CDS encoding ABC transporter ATP-binding protein, translating into MKLTVDHISVSFANADIVKDISLKVNSQQFVGLIGPNGCGKSTLLKSIYKVIKPKEGQVFLSDTDVLKAKPKIVSRQLGVVGQFNEMSFDFNVREMVMMGRTPHKGMLETDNQRDEEIVDEALRRVNLSHYADRSYMSLSGGEKQRVVLARVLAQQPKFMILDEPTNHLDIKYQLQILSIVKGLGIGILAALHDLTLAAEYCDYLYIIKQGRIYAGGTPEEVLTKETISDVFDVNCEIYKNPVTGGLGIAYLNAR; encoded by the coding sequence ATGAAGCTGACGGTAGACCATATATCCGTATCGTTTGCGAATGCGGACATTGTGAAGGACATTTCGCTCAAGGTGAACAGCCAGCAGTTTGTTGGCCTTATCGGGCCAAACGGCTGCGGCAAATCAACGCTGCTCAAAAGCATCTACAAAGTAATTAAGCCTAAGGAGGGACAAGTGTTTCTTAGTGATACCGATGTGCTGAAAGCCAAGCCGAAGATCGTATCGCGGCAGCTCGGCGTAGTCGGGCAGTTCAATGAAATGAGCTTCGACTTCAATGTGCGCGAAATGGTCATGATGGGCCGAACGCCGCATAAAGGCATGCTGGAGACGGATAATCAGCGGGATGAGGAAATTGTGGATGAGGCGCTTCGCCGGGTTAACCTGTCCCATTATGCCGATCGCAGCTATATGTCGCTCTCTGGCGGGGAGAAGCAGCGCGTCGTGCTCGCCCGGGTGCTGGCGCAGCAGCCGAAGTTTATGATATTGGATGAGCCGACGAATCATCTCGACATTAAATATCAGCTGCAAATTTTAAGCATCGTCAAAGGGCTGGGCATCGGCATTTTGGCTGCGCTGCATGACTTGACGCTGGCGGCTGAGTATTGCGATTATTTGTATATCATCAAGCAGGGTCGAATCTATGCCGGCGGTACGCCGGAAGAGGTGCTGACGAAGGAAACGATCAGCGACGTATTTGATGTCAATTGCGAAATTTATAAAAATCCGGTGACGGGCGGGCTGGGCATTGCCTATTTGAATGCGCGGTGA
- a CDS encoding iron ABC transporter permease: MAEVVVSKREEKEALIRKKSLFLTLMLVLAAIIVVSVGVAVSIGQVKIPLGDAYRILLYKLTGIQLGDGSAMETSSYVDILWQIRFPRVLMALFIGAGLTMCGTVMQAAVQNPLADPYILGISSGASLGATFAIMIGFGAGGLLGQTGVAFWAFAGALGASLLVFLLAGMGGKMTSVKLVLSGMVINALCTAFANFIIYIANNAVGIKTVTFWTMGSLAASKWDKLPLISLVVVAAALFFIFQSRILNTMLLGDDTAVTLGVDLAVFRKIYLLLAALITGVIVASCGMIGFVGLIIPHMVRGVVGSDHRRLMPASILVGGLFLIWTDVLSRTIIPSVELPIGIITAMIGAPLFMYMLVKKGYAFGGK, encoded by the coding sequence ATGGCTGAGGTTGTTGTAAGTAAGCGGGAAGAGAAAGAAGCTCTCATTCGAAAAAAGTCGCTCTTTTTAACTTTAATGCTTGTTCTCGCGGCTATTATTGTGGTGTCTGTTGGCGTTGCGGTATCCATCGGACAGGTTAAAATTCCGCTGGGGGATGCGTATCGTATTTTGCTTTATAAGCTTACAGGCATTCAGCTTGGTGACGGCAGCGCTATGGAGACAAGCTCTTATGTCGATATATTGTGGCAAATTCGCTTTCCACGCGTACTGATGGCATTGTTTATTGGCGCAGGACTTACAATGTGCGGTACAGTGATGCAGGCGGCGGTGCAAAATCCGTTAGCTGATCCGTATATTTTGGGCATTTCCTCGGGCGCATCGCTCGGAGCGACCTTTGCAATTATGATCGGCTTTGGCGCGGGCGGTCTGCTTGGACAGACAGGGGTAGCCTTCTGGGCTTTTGCCGGCGCACTCGGCGCGTCGCTGCTCGTCTTTCTATTGGCTGGCATGGGCGGGAAAATGACATCGGTCAAGCTCGTCTTGTCCGGCATGGTCATTAATGCCCTATGCACGGCATTTGCTAACTTTATTATCTATATTGCGAACAATGCTGTAGGCATTAAGACGGTGACGTTCTGGACAATGGGCAGCCTTGCAGCCTCCAAATGGGATAAGCTTCCGCTCATATCGCTGGTCGTCGTCGCGGCGGCGCTGTTTTTCATTTTTCAATCCCGAATATTGAATACGATGCTGCTTGGCGATGATACGGCGGTGACGCTGGGCGTGGATTTAGCCGTTTTTCGCAAAATTTATTTGCTGCTAGCTGCGCTTATAACAGGCGTTATTGTGGCGAGCTGCGGCATGATCGGCTTCGTAGGGCTCATTATTCCCCATATGGTGAGGGGTGTTGTCGGCTCTGATCATAGAAGGCTGATGCCGGCATCTATTTTGGTCGGCGGGCTGTTTCTCATTTGGACCGATGTGCTTTCTCGGACGATTATTCCAAGCGTAGAGCTGCCTATCGGCATTATTACGGCGATGATCGGCGCACCGCTTTTCATGTACATGCTGGTCAAAAAAGGCTACGCTTTTGGAGGGAAATAA
- a CDS encoding ABC transporter substrate-binding protein — translation MFRFLRKMTFLALPLALAVTAGCSSASTNSAGSSISPSPSAEATASAAVVEASPNPGGKTTYPLSIENYTLSTESGSYQPKTQTFEKAPERIVANTQSAAEILIRLGLTDKVVGVAALYGDVEADIAEEFAKIPVLSEGYVGKELVVGASPDIVLGRGDLFADADWGVGTVDALNELNIATFVQNNSRPGAVLNDLYKDIEQLGQILDVQDKAQELVQSLQQRAKDLETKYAGNQEQSFAFIGSSTPDSIAIYSANNDTFQAEALSLLKVTNVFADVSGEISAEQLVAKNPDFLVISDYKGGPDINESVKNIYDNPALQSMSAIQNKKVYIIDFNDFWGYGYHIFDGVEKLGENLSKAS, via the coding sequence ATGTTCCGTTTTTTACGTAAAATGACGTTTTTGGCTCTCCCCCTTGCTCTGGCAGTAACTGCCGGCTGCTCCTCCGCTTCCACCAATTCGGCTGGCAGCAGTATCTCCCCAAGCCCCTCCGCCGAAGCAACGGCTTCAGCGGCAGTAGTGGAGGCTTCCCCTAATCCCGGCGGCAAAACCACTTATCCGCTCTCGATTGAAAATTACACATTGTCGACAGAAAGCGGCTCCTACCAGCCGAAGACGCAAACGTTCGAGAAAGCGCCGGAGCGTATCGTTGCCAATACACAGTCTGCTGCGGAAATTTTAATCCGTCTCGGTCTGACAGATAAAGTGGTTGGCGTTGCCGCTCTATACGGTGACGTGGAAGCAGATATTGCCGAGGAGTTCGCCAAAATCCCTGTGCTTTCCGAAGGCTATGTCGGCAAGGAGCTTGTCGTCGGCGCGAGCCCGGATATCGTCCTTGGGCGCGGTGATCTGTTCGCGGATGCAGATTGGGGCGTTGGTACTGTCGATGCGCTTAATGAACTGAATATTGCAACCTTTGTTCAAAACAATTCCCGCCCTGGTGCCGTCCTAAACGATCTTTATAAAGATATTGAGCAGCTGGGTCAAATTTTAGACGTGCAGGATAAAGCTCAGGAGCTCGTTCAAAGTCTTCAACAGCGCGCCAAGGATCTTGAGACGAAGTATGCCGGCAATCAGGAGCAGAGCTTTGCGTTTATTGGCAGCAGCACACCAGACTCCATTGCCATCTACAGCGCAAATAATGATACGTTCCAGGCCGAAGCGCTTAGCCTATTGAAGGTGACCAACGTCTTTGCGGACGTATCCGGTGAAATCAGCGCAGAGCAGCTCGTTGCGAAAAACCCGGATTTCCTAGTCATCTCGGATTATAAAGGCGGACCGGACATCAACGAATCGGTGAAAAATATTTATGACAATCCGGCGCTTCAAAGCATGTCCGCTATTCAAAACAAAAAAGTATACATTATCGACTTCAATGATTTTTGGGGCTACGGCTATCACATCTTTGATGGTGTCGAGAAGCTAGGAGAGAATTTGTCCAAAGCCTCATAA
- a CDS encoding LLM class flavin-dependent oxidoreductase: protein MEIGISTFVETSPDVETGEVMSHAQRIREVVEEIVLADQVGLDVYGVGEHHREDYAASSPVVILAAAAAQTKQIRLTSAVTVLSSADPVRVFQDFATLDGISNGRAEIMAGRGSFIESFPLFGYDLEHYNELFEEKLALLLKIRESEKVTWAGGHRPAINNLGVYPRPVQNPLPVWIGSGGNQESVVRAGLLGLPLVLAIIGGSPMNFAPLVQLYKRAAAHAGHDASKLPIASHSHGFIAETTQLAADKFFPSTQAVMNVLGKERGWGHYDRSSFDAARSIEGALYVGDPETVARKIINLRKHVGITRFLLHTPLGTMPHEDVMNAIKLLGTEVAPRVREEIAKWEAENEGKTN from the coding sequence ATGGAAATAGGGATTAGTACGTTTGTCGAAACCTCGCCCGATGTAGAAACAGGAGAGGTGATGAGCCATGCTCAGCGTATACGCGAAGTCGTGGAAGAAATCGTGCTTGCGGATCAGGTTGGGCTTGATGTTTATGGAGTAGGGGAGCATCATCGCGAGGATTATGCGGCTTCCTCTCCAGTCGTTATTTTGGCTGCCGCTGCTGCACAAACGAAGCAGATTCGATTGACAAGCGCGGTTACGGTGCTGTCTTCTGCTGATCCTGTACGCGTATTTCAGGATTTTGCTACGCTGGACGGCATTTCAAATGGTCGTGCTGAAATTATGGCGGGGCGTGGCTCCTTCATTGAATCGTTCCCTTTGTTTGGCTACGATCTGGAACACTACAATGAGCTGTTCGAAGAAAAGCTGGCGCTGCTGCTGAAAATTCGCGAATCCGAAAAAGTAACCTGGGCAGGCGGTCATCGTCCAGCCATTAACAATCTGGGCGTTTATCCGCGCCCTGTTCAGAACCCGCTTCCGGTGTGGATTGGCAGCGGCGGCAACCAGGAATCGGTTGTTCGTGCCGGCCTGCTCGGCTTGCCGCTCGTTCTCGCTATTATCGGAGGCAGTCCGATGAATTTTGCGCCGCTGGTGCAGCTGTATAAGAGAGCCGCTGCTCATGCGGGGCATGATGCCTCGAAGCTGCCTATCGCTTCGCACTCGCACGGCTTTATTGCGGAGACGACGCAGCTTGCAGCGGACAAGTTTTTCCCTTCGACTCAAGCTGTTATGAATGTGCTCGGCAAAGAGCGGGGCTGGGGACATTATGACCGTTCCAGCTTTGATGCTGCTCGCAGCATTGAAGGCGCACTTTACGTAGGCGATCCCGAAACGGTTGCCCGCAAAATTATTAACCTGCGCAAGCATGTTGGCATTACGAGATTTTTGCTCCATACGCCGCTGGGTACGATGCCGCATGAGGACGTGATGAACGCGATCAAGCTGCTTGGTACAGAGGTTGCACCGCGTGTGCGCGAAGAAATTGCCAAGTGGGAAGCGGAAAACGAAGGAAAGACGAACTAG
- a CDS encoding zinc ribbon domain-containing protein YjdM yields MSSLPNCPQCQSEYTYEDGLMLVCPECAHEWNENAQDNAIEDEKVVKDSNGNVLSDGDSVTVIKDLKVKGSSLVVKIGTKVKNIRLVDGDHDIDCKIDGFGAMKLKSEFVKKI; encoded by the coding sequence ATGTCTAGCTTGCCGAATTGTCCACAGTGTCAGTCAGAATATACATATGAGGATGGGCTGATGCTCGTTTGCCCGGAATGCGCGCATGAATGGAATGAGAATGCACAGGATAATGCCATTGAAGATGAGAAGGTTGTAAAGGACTCGAATGGCAATGTGCTGAGCGATGGTGATTCTGTCACGGTCATTAAAGACTTGAAGGTAAAAGGCAGCTCGCTCGTTGTCAAAATCGGCACCAAGGTCAAAAACATCCGTCTCGTCGACGGCGATCATGATATTGATTGCAAAATTGATGGTTTTGGCGCAATGAAGCTGAAATCGGAGTTTGTTAAAAAAATATAG
- a CDS encoding trifunctional transcriptional activator/DNA repair protein Ada/methylated-DNA--[protein]-cysteine S-methyltransferase codes for MIPAERYSECYRALVEKNTEYEGVFYVGVKTTGVFCRPTCPARKPKFENCEFYETAQQALLASFRPCQRCQPLSHPNQVSEVVRLLVEAVEQNPEKRWKGQDFKNLSVDESTARRQFKQRFGMTFVEYARARRMGIALKNIRAGQSVMDTQLTTGYESSSGFRDAFSRIMGAAPTLLEDGKVLKAAWIDTRLGPMMAIGNEQHLYLLEFVDRRGLEREVERLRKRTKSAIIPGTTASIQSIERELALYFDGTLTEFKTPLFLLGSPFQQSVWAQLVQIPPGETRSYSDIAAALGKPTAFRAVAQANGANQLAILIPCHRVINSNGELGGYGGGLSRKNWLLQHERQASC; via the coding sequence ATGATACCTGCCGAACGTTATTCCGAATGCTATAGAGCCTTAGTGGAGAAAAATACCGAATATGAGGGCGTTTTTTATGTTGGAGTTAAAACGACCGGGGTATTTTGCAGGCCAACCTGCCCGGCTCGCAAGCCCAAATTTGAAAACTGCGAGTTTTATGAAACGGCGCAGCAGGCTTTGCTTGCGTCTTTCCGCCCTTGCCAGCGCTGCCAGCCGCTTTCCCACCCGAATCAAGTGTCAGAGGTCGTTCGCCTGCTCGTCGAAGCGGTGGAGCAAAATCCGGAAAAACGCTGGAAGGGCCAGGATTTCAAAAATCTATCCGTCGATGAATCAACGGCTCGCCGCCAATTTAAGCAGCGCTTCGGTATGACCTTCGTCGAATATGCCCGTGCCCGCCGTATGGGCATCGCCTTGAAAAACATTAGAGCTGGCCAATCGGTTATGGATACACAGCTCACAACCGGCTATGAATCCAGCAGCGGGTTTCGCGATGCTTTCTCCCGTATTATGGGGGCGGCTCCTACTTTATTGGAAGATGGCAAAGTGCTGAAGGCGGCTTGGATCGATACGCGGCTTGGGCCGATGATGGCGATTGGCAATGAGCAGCACTTGTATTTGTTGGAGTTTGTAGATCGGAGGGGCCTTGAGCGCGAGGTCGAGCGGCTGCGCAAAAGGACCAAATCCGCGATCATTCCCGGCACAACAGCATCCATTCAGTCCATTGAACGGGAGCTGGCGCTTTATTTTGACGGGACATTGACGGAATTTAAGACGCCGCTATTTTTATTAGGCTCGCCGTTTCAGCAAAGCGTATGGGCACAACTGGTGCAAATACCGCCGGGCGAAACCCGTTCCTACTCCGATATTGCGGCAGCACTTGGAAAGCCGACAGCCTTTCGCGCAGTCGCCCAGGCTAATGGAGCCAATCAGCTGGCTATCCTCATCCCCTGCCATCGCGTTATTAATTCAAACGGTGAATTGGGCGGCTATGGCGGCGGATTATCCCGAAAAAATTGGCTGCTCCAGCATGAGAGACAAGCATCATGCTGA
- a CDS encoding SDR family oxidoreductase has product MKALFIGGTGTISSAITKQLVESGCELYLLNRGTRNAVLPAGVHSIKADINNEEQVAALIADLSFDVVADFIAFKPEQLERDYRLFKGKTKQFMFISSASAYQTPLSDYRITEGTPLSNPYWEYSRNKIACEEYLTKQYREHGFPITIVRPSHTYDERSIPLGVHGNNGSWQVARRMLENKPVIIHGDGTSLWTMTHNSDFAKGFIGLMGNIHAIGEAIHITSDESVTWNQIYEIIADALGVKLNAVHVSSDFLAASSKYDFRGGLLGDKANSVVFDNAKLKRLVPDFVATTRLDQGIKQTVAHILANPEHQKEDEEFDLWCDKVVNALAAAEKALAE; this is encoded by the coding sequence ATGAAAGCGCTCTTTATTGGAGGAACGGGTACGATTAGTTCTGCCATTACAAAGCAGTTAGTAGAGAGTGGATGCGAGCTTTATCTTTTGAACCGGGGAACTAGAAATGCTGTTTTGCCGGCAGGTGTTCATAGCATTAAAGCCGATATTAATAATGAGGAGCAGGTGGCGGCGCTTATAGCCGATCTATCATTTGATGTAGTAGCGGATTTCATCGCCTTCAAGCCAGAGCAACTGGAGCGTGATTACCGCTTATTCAAGGGGAAAACCAAGCAGTTTATGTTCATCAGCTCCGCCTCGGCCTACCAGACGCCGCTGTCTGATTATCGCATCACCGAGGGAACGCCATTATCCAATCCTTACTGGGAATATTCCCGCAACAAAATAGCATGTGAAGAGTATTTGACCAAGCAATACCGTGAGCATGGCTTCCCGATCACAATTGTAAGGCCAAGCCATACGTATGACGAGCGCTCGATACCGCTGGGCGTGCATGGCAATAACGGAAGCTGGCAGGTCGCAAGGCGTATGCTTGAAAATAAACCGGTCATCATCCATGGCGACGGCACTTCCCTCTGGACGATGACGCATAACAGCGATTTTGCCAAAGGCTTCATCGGACTGATGGGCAATATTCATGCCATTGGCGAAGCCATTCATATTACGTCGGATGAGTCGGTTACCTGGAATCAAATTTACGAAATAATCGCGGATGCGCTCGGCGTGAAGCTGAATGCGGTGCATGTGTCTTCTGATTTTCTGGCGGCGAGCAGTAAATATGATTTCCGAGGCGGCTTGCTGGGCGACAAGGCGAACTCCGTCGTCTTTGACAATGCGAAGCTGAAAAGACTCGTTCCTGACTTTGTAGCTACGACGAGGCTTGATCAAGGCATCAAGCAGACGGTTGCCCACATTCTAGCCAATCCTGAGCATCAGAAGGAGGACGAGGAATTCGATCTCTGGTGCGATAAAGTAGTGAATGCTCTGGCTGCTGCCGAGAAGGCTCTAGCCGAATAG
- a CDS encoding NADP-dependent oxidoreductase has translation MNQALNNQMIVLAARPEGMPTEQHFAMKDAAVEQPAEGQVIVRSLYLSVDPYMRGRMNDSKSYIPPFALGEPIVGGVVGEIVESNSDQLAVGDKVLGMLGWKLYNVVDAASVRKVDDQVAPLAAYLSVLGLTGLTAYFGLLDIGQPKAGETVVVSGAAGAVGMIVGQIAKLKGARVVGIAGTDEKTSYLKQELGFDETINYKTVGDLGKALEAACPNGVDVYFDNVGGEISDQVMLLLNTHARIPLCGAISSYNSQSGDIGPRIQTQLIKTRSLIKGFVLGDYADRTAEGIQALGQWLGEGKLKYEETIVEGFDKVPQAFLQLFEGKNMGKMLVKIP, from the coding sequence ATGAACCAAGCATTAAATAACCAGATGATCGTTTTGGCTGCACGGCCTGAGGGCATGCCGACAGAGCAGCATTTTGCGATGAAGGACGCAGCGGTGGAGCAACCGGCAGAAGGTCAGGTTATCGTACGCAGCCTATATTTATCTGTTGATCCGTATATGCGGGGACGAATGAATGACAGCAAGTCGTACATCCCTCCATTTGCCTTGGGTGAGCCGATTGTAGGCGGTGTTGTGGGCGAAATTGTCGAATCGAACTCCGATCAGCTTGCAGTTGGGGACAAGGTGCTCGGTATGCTGGGCTGGAAGCTGTACAATGTCGTGGATGCCGCCAGCGTTCGCAAGGTGGATGATCAAGTAGCGCCTTTAGCGGCCTATTTAAGCGTTTTGGGGCTTACAGGGCTGACTGCCTATTTCGGTCTGCTGGATATTGGACAGCCTAAGGCGGGAGAAACCGTCGTCGTATCTGGCGCCGCAGGCGCAGTCGGCATGATTGTGGGGCAAATTGCCAAGCTCAAGGGCGCTCGTGTCGTCGGCATTGCGGGAACGGATGAGAAGACCAGTTATTTGAAGCAGGAGCTTGGCTTTGACGAAACGATTAATTACAAAACGGTCGGCGATCTAGGCAAAGCGCTGGAAGCGGCATGTCCGAATGGAGTCGATGTATATTTCGATAACGTAGGCGGCGAAATTTCCGATCAGGTGATGCTGCTGCTGAACACGCATGCGCGTATTCCGCTATGTGGAGCCATTTCCTCTTACAATAGCCAGTCGGGCGACATTGGCCCCCGGATACAGACGCAGCTGATCAAGACGCGCTCGCTTATTAAAGGCTTTGTGCTCGGTGACTACGCCGACCGTACGGCAGAAGGCATTCAGGCGCTAGGACAGTGGCTTGGAGAAGGCAAGCTGAAATACGAGGAGACGATTGTCGAAGGCTTCGACAAAGTGCCTCAAGCGTTTCTACAGCTGTTTGAAGGCAAGAATATGGGGAAAATGCTGGTTAAGATTCCTTAG